tatgcactcgtccgataaattagagaacagaaatcgcagatcgcacctatctgcgatctgcgattcctgttctcttctctatatgcgctcaatggggccggcggcagcagcgccgaccccattgagaacatatagaagacaaatcattcttctctgccacagctggaacagctgtggcaaagaagaacgatgtttgcccattgaattcaatggagcggcaatacagccgcttcattgaaagcaatgggctgccggcgtgcgcggggttaattgtcgggaaggggttaaatatataaccccttccctgcaatgcatcctgaaaagtgaaaaaataaaaaaaaaggatgtactcacctgctaccggcagcctgagatccccgcggccgtcctgcagtgggtgtgaagggggtgtgactcaggcttgcccctgattggctcagcctgagccaatcagaggctgatctcagtcacacccattcatgaattcatgaatggatgtgactgagacttgcctctgattggctcagcgctgagccaatcaggggcaagcctgagtcacacccccttcacacccactgcaggacagccccggggatctcaggctgctgggagcaggtaagtacatacatttttttttattttttcacttttcaggatgcattgcagggaagggcttatatatttaaccccttcccgacaattcatcccacactcgcccgcatcgcttgcattcaatggagccggctgtattgccggctccattgaatgcaatgcgctggacagctccggcccgtttctaatgaaacgcggctaggagcagattttcgggcgatttttcggcgccggtcacgcgatttgcgcatgcgcatccgtcatgcgatgcgcaaatcgcgtgaaaaaacgcccgtgtgactaaggccttactataTGTCAGGGATGGGCTTTGGAAGTGATCCGAAGAGATCAACCACCATCACCCATCTAAAAAGGAGAAGTGCGATGTAGAGACTTTAGGCTGTCAGACAATTTGTGCCTCAGCATCCATTCTATGTTAGCCCATTCAGTATGCTGGCTCTATGGCAGCCATTGTATGTAGTTAGATATTTGGAATTtgtcaggactctgggaaagctgaatGAATTTAATGttctaatctccccttcctccctcacaGCTGTCCAGGTCTTGTGATGTACAGGAAACCATTTGTTCCACTGGCAATAAAATTAGCCAGTAACAAGGAAATGCTAAATGACCTCTTACTAAGGAACTGTGTCACCAAGGCTGTCTCACAGACAAATCGGTGCCGAGATTAAGAAtctattaataaaggttatttgGTCATCTGAAGGGCCTAGCCTGATATgaaatatattttcagaatcgggcAGGCCAACCAAATAAAACGCATCTATATGCGTTGAGGACCAGAACACCCCAAATTACATATCTTCGTACCTGGGCCTAATTTATGTATCATGCTTAGTGTCTATGGATGGGGAAATTCCTGATATTAAACATGACGGTCATATCCTCCCCATTGGATCGCTTTCTTGGGAAATATGGCCGAAATATTTAAATCAGGGTTTCCTACAGATCTGCCCTGCATATACTCAACCCGCCTTGATGATGTTAGGAAAAGGCCCGCTAGGGTGTGGTTCTGCAGATGCTTTAAAACTGAGTGCGTTCTTTATCAAAATTGTCAATCTAAATTGTATTAATACTGCATTTTCTTATACTCCagtgtaacaaccttttttgtatagcttttgtatatatctatattttgcactgctagtctttatctagaataaatctgcaatttataagtcagccttgtccgttttaaaaatgaatcataactccgaagattgtgttcataattcataactCTTTGTTCCAGCTTACCTGTAAAaaaactggtggtggcagcatgtgtATAGTGCATGgcattgtagagtgctggagtgCGTTATAACGGATCAGGTGTGATTCGTGCTTTCGCTTTTCATGTTTACAGAAGCCcaggaaagctggatacaaatcagcctgtatgcTTTCGAATTCAAGCTTGAAATCATGCTAGTGTGATTGATCAAGGCTCTGCCATGATGGTTGGTAGTGGCAAGTGCCCTCGGAATAGTCTATCCGTGAGTAATCAGGGAAAGAGGTAGGATCGATAAGTATCATCCCCTCTCCTCACTTTTCCTGTACGTGGCAGGCACCACATAGGCTGTGCGCCAATCCAGTTGAACAGATCCTTTCATTATAGAGTCCTTATAGAACactttagggttagttttcctctCTTTAGCAATAAGTCTTTGCTCttctatctgatttttacatagtttattttttttccttatatgcTCTTAGAGCTTCTtctctgccttcttgttttaatagtttcaacactttatgttctactgtttattgccccctttacatctttgttAAGCTATATTGGATTTCTCctattactaaaggcccatttagacacaatgcttatcgctcaaaatttgcttaaaagccatctgttgagcgataaccgttgcgtctaaacactCTGCCACCGTGCactagcaagctaaaagtcagagAGGACTCTTACCAGcaccgcacactgagttctcagcaggataccgctgatagcattctttcaggtGTATAGGAGCTGCTGTtgttctcagagctgtcagcAGTGTCTATTTCCGCCTACAtgtaactcttaagtagctaattagctatttaagagtttatgcaattgtcgtttgagcaatttttgattgattaattatctttcagtgtaaatggggcttaaatctTTTTTTCTTGAAAAGTATGTAAATGTTTTGGATGTTTTTAGATGTTTTCCATttgttttgaggacattgtccaaaAATTTAAAGTTATATCCACCCTACCTTTTtcaaaatttattaaaaaaaaaaaaacatttaaaaaacccACCAAAGCACATTTGGTTTTGCTGTCTTTTTTATCCCGCAGTTTGAACCTTGTCAGAAAAAGAGATACACTGCACCAGAAATGAGCTGTTTGTCCACTTTGTATTAaggcaaaaatgtaataaaaagggatTAAATAGTCATATATGctcaaaaatggtgccaataaaaacctcagatcaccacacagaggataataaagttatggctgttagaAAATTAGTTTTTTAAAGTCAATTTATTTTtcaaaaagtagtacagcaaaagaaaaatttGGGCGTAATGATCCACAGTATATAGTATTAGGATATCAGTTTTTAGGTTATCATGATGTCATTTTTGCTACAGcgtgtacactgtaaaaacaagatgccccaccccaccaacgatggcgaaattgtgttttttttccctattttcttccacttaaaggggttgtcccgcggcagcaagtgggtctatacacttctgtatggccatattaatgcactttgtaatgtacattgtgcattaattatgagccatacagaagttatcaaaagttttatacttacctgctccgttgctggcgtcctcgttcccatggtgccgactaattttcggcctccgatggccaaattagccgcgcttgcgcagtccgggtcttctgctgtcttcaatggggccgctcgtgcagaatgccggctccgtgtagctccgccccgtcacgtgccgattccagccaatcaggaggctggaatcggcaatggaccgcacagaagagctgcggtccacggagggagcagaccccggcggccatcttcagcaggtgagtatgaagacgccggaccgccgggattcaggtaagcactctccggtttgtttttttaacccctgcatcagggttgtctcgcgccgaacgggggggggggggggggttaaaaaaaaaaaaacccgtttcggcgcgggacaacccctttaactcttgataaaaaaaaacatgtagggcggaaaagaacaaaggtttgatccagcagcaatttttttaaaataaaaaattacttcTCTAttgggtacaacccctttaaacatcttTAGAAAATTTTCAGTACCACttaaaaataaaccaaaaaaaagcccctcatacagcgatgtcaatgataaaataagagttatgatttttgaagTAGGGAGAAAgattcaaaatgtgaaaaaaattcatgtccttaagaggttaatatatatatactcaaatGCTTCCCCCAGTAATTTCATTGTTTCACATgggatttgtgttttttgttttttacattctCATTTCTTTCCATTTACGTCTTCAAGGTATAGGATCTGCTGTTCCGACATGGAGAAGAATAGAAACAAGATTGCGGAGAGTATAATAAATCTTACCCTAGAGATACTCCTACAGCTTacaggggaggtgagagattctgatgatgtcacatcacaCCATTCTTATcaatggtaataacagatgatgtcactggggaggtgatggactctggaaatgagTGATagttattaatgtctccccatatacaggattacatagTAGGGAAGAATACCTCTAGttatggctgtcgggcccctgtgtgtgatggatggagaAGACTCCCGAGCCCAATTTCGGGGCCCCAACCTCACCCCCTGagacatgaggacatcaatgtacagaagattctagaactcaccaacaagatgattgagctgctgactggagaggtgacgctgcagggaatgctgggacattatacagtaacagcactgaaggcttctgggtgatgactgtatattgtgttgtcaggttcctatgaggtgtcaggatgtcgctgtctatttctccagggaggagtgggagtatttagaaggacacgaggatctgtacaaggaggccataatggagacccaccagccgctcccatcaccaggtaatagacaggactaaatccatggggactttattatctgtatataaagaatgacttcagtgtccgtctgtgtttcctgcagttccatccagtaagagaagaaccccagagagatgtccctgtcctcttcttccacaggaccatcaggtagatggagatgtccctctgatctgtagaaggctgtgaagctcttgtcttcagtcttattagatgtcttctccttgtgtgatgaggccggtggagatggcaggattactgctgaccagagacattacatcttgtctggatcttctcccagttttctggcggtggagactgctggtgggaataaggagccaacaggttggatttatatctatctgctcctttatttccccgagacaagcagcggatgtgtctggtagacgctgatctcctccactgagacaacatgcagcgtgtctagccatgccggatatacatgtgtatgaggatCCTGAAGGGTCATTGAGccgccatctaatatctatgtccggCTTCTAGACCGGCAGCTATGTGGCTgagataactactcctgtcaggtcattatatcataaaaccttccacatgacttctccaaccgtctgctgacttttaaaatatttgtctcacagcttttgtatcaggatgaagatctgaccaatataAATACTACAGAGCTAAATATTGTGGTCAAAGAGGAGTTTGAAGAGGAGATTCCTATAGATAACCTctcaggtgagtagtaaccactacatacagcagagaagagtcacagattctcctcggtcaccggctgcagatagttatgtagatttataagctctgggatctgtcagATTTTCCGCTGTATATTCCCCCCTTCAGCCGGAGTACAAACTAAATATGGCTGACAATGTGATCTGTTATAGGAGATAGCACAGGATGGGCATTTATAATATGGATGGGGAATATATGTGGGAGTCTTTCTTCATCATCTGCTGTTAGTACTAATCGGAGAGAAGTGCCCAATTTTCAGAGTTAGGAACCCATAGCTGCTGATAGACTCATATCCCATTACTATGTGCTAACACAATAGAGAATGGAAACAttgacccagataacagaaagcacaatgtggagacatagacatAGATAGTAGAATGCAGAACATGGTGATATAAACCCAGATAACAAAATGTAGAGATGTAGACCCAGAtagcagaatacagaatgtggaggaaTAGACCCAGATAGCAAACTCTAGAACATAAAGACATTGAACTAGATAACAAAATCTAGAACATGGAGATGCTGCCTAATAGCACTGACTCACAGGGACCTTTATGGTTCTCCACTGAGCATTTACTAGAAGAGTGGTGACAGGTACACTGATACATGACCCTATGAAGATGGGGGCTTCACCACAGAAGGGGGGAACTGCAAGAGAACAGCCTGGTGGCCGAACGCCATGATCTGCCGGTCCTTGCTCTGAGCTCCACTGATAGACTGGCATCTGTTTTTCCATCGCTGTTTTTAGTGAGTTAATAACTGAGTTTTGTCACCTGACTTGTAGTTGGTCTTGAAATGTTTCTATACAAATATAATcatatttttattatcttttggtTTCAGTTGagctttcaatttttttattcacCTAATAGCATGTTTTTTGAAGTATGGGAGAAAACCTATGCAAATACAGGAAgaagatacaaactccatgcagatgttgtccatagtcagatttgaacccaggaccccagtgctgcgaGGCAACATTGTTAACCATGAAGCtaccatgctgtttaataatatcACTATAACTTGTGAAATAGTAAAAAtagttttattcttggcagatgctGGTACCAGGAGCTCAGAAGTACATCTGATGTCTGCAGATTGTAAAAAAGAAGATtatggtatcacacaagatacagaTGAAAAAACTGCgattatcccagatatcccctcagGCCTTCACAACAAAgctccatcatctgatcctcttatacgAGTCCAGAAGGGAAGAAGGGGAGAACATAAAAGAGCTCACATAGggaagaagccatattcatgttcagaatgtgggaaaagctTTACAaggaaatcagatcttgttacacatgagagaatgcacacaggagagaggccattttcatgttcagaatgtgggaactgTTTTGCAAgtaaatcatatcttgttaaacataaaagaattcacactggacagaagccattttcatgttcagaatgtgggaaatattttacaagTAAATCATATCTTGCTACGCataagagaattcatacaggggagaagccattttcatgttcagaatgtgggaaatgttttccaagGAAATCaattcttgttagacatcagagaattcacacaggagagaagccattttcatgttcagaatgtgggaaatgttttacaaataaatcatgtcttgttacacataagagaattcacacaggggaaaagccattttcatgttccgaatgtgggaaatgttttgcagacaaatcacatcttgttatacataagagaattcacacaggagagaagcctttttcatgttcaaaatgtgggaaatgttttgcaagtaaatcacatcttgttacacacaAGAGAAGTCACACACGGAATTAGCCATTTTCTTTAACTCTTGTTATttacaaattgtaaaaaaaaagtacagcagtTACAAACTGACGTGTTATGCAAGAGAAAGGGTTATAGTTTTGGAGAAGTAAATTATGATTATTGTATGTAATTTCCAATAAACATTTGTTATCCAAAAGCAAATACAATCCAGATAATTCCAATTCTATCCATTCAGTGatgtccgactcttggatactctgtaggcaaGTCCTCTCAGTGGTTCTCTATTCTCCACGGCTGCTTTCAGTTGCCCGATGTCCATCCCCATggccttcttgatggtgtccagccaatgTGTCTTTGTCTTCCTTGTTTCCTTTTATcactgaccactccaagcatcaTATTTTCTTACAACAAACTCACCCTAATCACATGACCAAAGCAAGTCAGTCTCTGTCttgtgatcttgccttccaggaaTACCTCTGGGTTGACATAGTCCTGAACAGCTTTGTTGttccttgcacttccatattgaTCCATACTCACTATGACCCCAGTGCTTATTGATGCTTCATCTCACCCGTCGAACTGCGCCTCAAAAAAATGGCCCATTTCATTCCCACTAGAACGATTCCCACAGTAGAACAAACTGCTGAATTGATCAAGGAGGTATTTAGGCTGCACAGAATTCCTGATAATTTAACTTCTGATAGAGgcattcatagtaacatagtaacatagttcgtaaggctgaatgaagacaatgtccatctagtccagcctgttagcctcctgtgttgttgatccagaggaaggcaaaaaaccccaagagcagaagctaattagcccttttggggaaaaaattccttcccgactccctaatggcaatcagactgtttcctggatcaacccctaatagttcctacctgcctgtatacccggattaacaattaacctaagatttatatcctgtaatatccttcctctccagaaagacattaagtccccttttaaactctatggattttgccatcaccacttcctcaggcagagagttccacagtctaactgctctaacagtaaagaacccctttctatgttggtgatgaaacctgcattcttctaagcgtagcggatgccctcttgttaccgtcgcagtcctgggtataaacaaatcatgggagatccttgtattgtcccctcatgtacttatacatagttatttggtcgccccttagccttcttttttctagagtaaatagtcccaattttgatgcctctctgggtattccagtcctctcattccatgtattagtttagtcgctcttctttgaaccccctccaataccgtaacatctttcctgagcaccggtgaccagaactgtacacagtattccatgtggggctttACATCAAAATTTTGGAAAAGCTTCAGTACAGCCTTAAGGGATTTGTCTGCTCCAATGGCCAGATTAAAAGGACTAATCAGACTCATGAGCTATACCTTTGCTGTTTTATTTCCTACCTTCAGGGTGATTAAGTGGACTGCTTACCAACAGCAGAATTTGCCTATAACAATTCCAAACATAATTCTGCATCTCTAAATCCATTTTTCGCTTACATCCAATATTTATTCCTAATCTTTCCTTTAATACTCTTACTGTTAATCACAGACTAAATACATTGAAGGATACGCAGACAAATCTAACAGAGATGCTACAAGAAACCCAAGAAAACTATAAGCAGGCAGCGGATAAACACCGCAAAGCTACTCCTTTTTTTCAGATTGGTGATAAAGTTTGGTTATCTATGAAGATCTTAAAAACTCATGTACCCTCTCCCAAATTTGGTAAAAAATGTATAGGTCCTTTTTCAGATTGCTGCAAAGATTAACCAGGTTGTGTTTCTCTTGGAACTCCCTGGCAGACTAAAAATTCACCTATTAGTCCTTGTGTCATTGCCTAAACCATTCAAGATGAACAGCTTTCAGGGAAGAAATCAACCACCTCCTCCAAAGGtaaaagttagagatgagcgagcatccaaatgctcgggtccgcgttatttgagtcgagcttttcctaagattcgagagctctactcgagtaacgaaccccattgactacaatgggagacttgagcatttttgtatgtgggacgccgggtcccgagctttttttttcttcttggttcgtgtttctctctctttctctctctctttctctctctctctgtctctgtctctgtctctgtctctgtgtctctctctctctctcctgtacaaacttttgctaagatatatatttccatctgtttactttattctggatgcacatttgaaaaacttttgtgttttttaacaatttaggaggcgtgaaaatttaacattacttttcagcattttgaggaacactttgttttcctgcacccagccaatattgcaaaggctcataggtgtcagaatgatagaccccattttaaaaactacaccccttgatgtattcactgagggggtcaggagtatttagaccccacagttttttttcaggaattaattcaatttagaggagaaaaagtaaaatttttatatttttgcaaatatgtcattttaaagacatatgtttttttcctatagtacacatgaaaatgaggattgacaccgcaaaatggatacccctgtttgtcgtgtgttcataaatatacccattgtggccctaaccttatgtctggatgcacaacgggcccaaaatgaaaggagtagacagtggcttttagaacagacattttgcttgaaggccttttatgccccataccacacttgtagagttcttaagcagccaaaaccatagggaacccccacaaatgaccccattttgaaaactagaccccttaacaaattcttctaggggtgtactgtgtattttaaccccacattttttgaataaatctaagcaaagcagtaggaaaaaattacgattttcattttttgagcaattgtgtcaattttgtATAGTGTACatgggaatgaagacattcatcccaaaatggatacccctatctGTCTCGTgtccagaaacatacccattgtggccctaatgttctT
This region of Eleutherodactylus coqui strain aEleCoq1 chromosome 5, aEleCoq1.hap1, whole genome shotgun sequence genomic DNA includes:
- the LOC136629054 gene encoding uncharacterized protein, whose protein sequence is MIFEVGRKIQNVKKIHVLKRLIYIYSNASPSNFIVSHGICVFCFLHSHFFPFTSSRYRICCSDMEKNRNKIAESIINLTLEILLQLTGEDYIVGKNTSSYGCRAPVCDGWRRLPSPISGPQPHPLRHEDINVQKILELTNKMIELLTGEVPMRCQDVAVYFSREEWEYLEGHEDLYKEAIMETHQPLPSPVPSSKRRTPERCPCPLLPQDHQLLYQDEDLTNINTTELNIVVKEEFEEEIPIDNLSVELSIFLFT